A section of the Babylonia areolata isolate BAREFJ2019XMU chromosome 1, ASM4173473v1, whole genome shotgun sequence genome encodes:
- the LOC143284000 gene encoding E3 ubiquitin-protein ligase TRIM56-like, giving the protein MAQSPTDPPQLTLAEVLDTDFLRCPQCHEPFTAPTLLPCLHAFCTHCIDALPHTSVTNGNNNKMVQLTCPLCRSEVTTPTAMSPDPFLQSLCQLRGFKQSACRICSYCKFDGKSEPADSLCLDCADDMCEPCAKAHRKTRVTRDHVIAPYRQIQNGLYDHDIRARHGLRCERHGSEVEALCCDCLLLTCSACRTDGHRGHALEAMATALARLQPEAHSFVQGLRKRGPALADYQTFLQSHLRQLEDQKSQLTASVKQQAEAIHTLVDQYRDSTIREIEDAFTRERSEIASRSKDLDTAKQSLHSNAHFLTHLLSLGSPSEVLHLHPLVMARLKQLIHMKTNTLTHRLALAFQPGPATQQNMHIMFGKLDVRRVPIDQEDSAPKARLSISTLLPEPLDPPNLVCAVPVKQTTDPKEVWPSGLHVRKEKMVVVDRDNKKVKIFDCTSTPPTLKFQFSGKGEHQLINPFDAILLENGVVVVSDHGAEKVKVFDVTGRWIGDLAGEFRHPRGLAVTAEGHLVVVDGLLLRLTVHDPESGKLLYTVPPKDTADARPLVDPFYVAVMDQGHFVVTDHAAPNIRIFSRDGASLTSYGTYGTSASEVLKPYGVCVDRYGQVLIADSDNHRVHLLLPDGTFSQFLLTHQHRVSHPVSVAINTDGHLVVGEAFGSIKIFKYL; this is encoded by the exons ATGGCCCAGTCCCCAACAGACCCCCCACAGCTGACCCTGGCAGAGGTGCTGGACACAGACTTCCTGCGCTGCCCGCAGTGCCACGAGCCCttcaccgcccccaccctcctcccctgcctccaCGCCTTCTGCACCCACTGCATTGACGCTCTGCCTCACACCAGCGTCaccaatggcaacaacaacaagatggtgcAGCTGACCTGCCCCCTGTGTCGCTCCGAGGTGACCACGCCCACTGCGATGTCCCCTGACCCCTTCCTCCAGTCCCTCTGCCAGCTGCGCGGCTTCAAGCAGAGTGCCTGCCGCATCTGCAGCTACTGCAAGTTTGACGGGAAAAGCGAACCGGCCGACTCCTTGTGTCTTGACTGTGCCGACGACATGTGCGAACCCTGTGCGAAAGCGCACCGCAAGACCCGCGTGACCCGCGACCACGTCATCGCCCCCTACAGACAGATCCAGAACGGACTTTACGACCACGACATCCGGGCCAGACACGGCCTGCGGTGTGAGCGCCACGGGTCAGAGGTGGAGGCCCTGTGCTGTGACTGCCTCCTGCTGACCTGCAGTGCCTGCCGCACAGACGGCCACAGAGGCCACGCTCTGGAGGCCATGGCCACTGCCCTTGCCAGACTACAGCCAGAGGCCCACAGCTTCGTGCAGGGGCTGAGGAAGCGGGGTCCGGCCCTAGCCGACTACCAGACATTCCTCCAGTCCCACCTCCGACAGCTGGAGGACCAGAAATCCCAGCTGACTGCCAGCGTCAAGCAGCAGGCGGAAGCTATTCACACGCTGGTGGACCAGTATCGGGATTCCACGATCCGGGAGATCGAGGATGCCTTCACACGGGAGCGCTCTGAGATCGCATCACGCAGCAAGGATCTGGACACAGCAAAGCAGTCCCTGCACAGCAACGCTCACTTCCTGACCCACCTCCTGTCTCTGGGGTCTCCCAGTGAGGTGCTGCACCTGCACCCCCTGGTGATGGCGCGCCTCAAGCAGCTCATCCACATGAAGACCAACACCCTGACCCACCGCCTGGCCCTCGCCTTCCAGCCAGGCCCTGCCACCCAGCAGAACATGCACATCATGTTCGGAAAACTGGATGTCCGGCGAGTGCCCATCGACCAGGAGGACAGTGCCCCCAAAGCCCGGCTGTCCATCTCTACCCTGCTCCCAGAGCCCCTCGACCCTCCCAACCTGGTGTGTGCTGTGCCCGTCAAACAAACCACAGACCCCAAGGAGGTGTGGCCCTCAGGACTTCACGTACGGAAagagaagatggtggtggtggaccgGGACAATAAAAAGGTGAAGATCTTTGACTgtacctccactccccccaccctcaagtTCCAGTTCTCAGGCAAAGGGGAGCACCAACTGATCAACCCCTTTGATGCCATCCTGCTGGagaatggagtggtggtggtcagcGACCATGGGGCGGAGAAGGTCAAAGTGTTTGACGTCACCGGCCGCTGGATCGGGGACCTGGCCGGAGAGTTCCGTCACCCTCGCGGCCTGGCAGTGACCGCTGAGGGCCACCTGGTAGTGGTGGACGGGCTACTCCTGCGGCTGACAGTGCACGACCCTGAAAGCGGTAAACTGCTGTACACTGTTCCTCCCAAAGACACAGCCGATGCCCGCCCCCTGGTGGACCCTTTCTACGTTGCGGTGATGGACCAGGGTCACTTTGTGGTTACAGACCACGCTGCGCCCAACATCAGGATCTTCAGCAGGGATGGTGCCAGCCTTACCAGCTACGGCACGTATGGGACCAGTGCCAGTGAGGTGCTCAAGCCATACGGGGTGTGCGTTGACAG ATACGGACAAGTGCTGATTGCTGACAGCGACAATCACCGCGTGCATCTCTTGCTGCCTGACGGCACGTTTTCACAGTTTCTGCTGACGCACCAGCACAGAGTGTCACACCCTGTCAGCGTCGCCATCAACACTGACGGCCACCTGGTGGTGGGGGAGGCCTTCGGAAGCATCAAGATATTCAAGTATCTTTGA